The following DNA comes from Bacteroidota bacterium.
CCGACTGGAATGCTTCAAAATTCTCTGCATTATATTTAATGGTACGATTACCCCGGTAAAGCTGGTATTCAAAGTAAACGCATACCTCGGGTACAACCGGTGTGTCGTTTTCTTTTGCAGCTGCTATTTCCAGGCTGGTGATAAGGTTTTCTTTTCCGTCGGTGCGGTTTACACCGATGGGTAGCTGTGATCCGGTAAGTATCACGGGTTTGTTCAGGTTCTCCAGCATAAAACTCAGGGCTGAGGCTGTGTATGCCATAGTATCCGAACCATGCAGCACAACAAAGCCATCATAGTACTCGTACTTTTCTTCAATCAGTCGCGCCAGCCTCCCCCACATCACCGGATCCATGTTTGATGAGTCAATAACCGGGTCAAAAGTGACACAGTCAATACCGAAATCAAAATTCTGCAACTCGGGTATATGGGAAGAAATGAGCCCGAAATCGAAAGGAAGCAGAACACCGCTCTCCTTATCTTTTACCATTCCGATGGTTCCACCTGTATAAATGATCAGCACCGAGGCTTTCGGATCTTCGTTCATGACTTATCTGGTTATTGTTTTGAACAATGTAAGCGTGTTTCGTGTAGTTACTGTGGCGATCTCTTCAATGCTTGTTCCCTTTATTTCCGCCATCTTATGGGCAATCAGCGGTATGTATGCACTTTCATTACGTTTGCCACGGTAGGGTTCCGGCGCCAGAAAGGGTGCATCGGTCTCCAGGATGAGATGTTCCAGCGCTATCTCCTTTACAACTGCTTCCAGTCCGCTTTTTCGGAACGTAAGTACCCCTCCGATACCCAGGTAAAATCCCCATTCGGTTATTTGCAGCGCTTGTTTCAGGTTTCCTGAAAAACAATGAAACACTCCTTTGAGACCGGGTTGCATTTCTTCCTGCACGACCTTCATGACTTCCGGGAATGAGTTTCGGGTATGGATAACTATCGGGAGATCATGTTGATGGGCCAAACGGATCTGCCGGCGAAATGCTTCTTCCTGCTGCGTGATAAATTCTTTGCTCCAGTAAAGATCAATACCAATCTCACCTACCGCACAAAAACCACCTTGATCCAGCCAATGGCTCACGGTTTCCAACTCCTGGAGGTAGTTTGCCTTTACCGAGGTCGGATGCAGTCCCATCATAGGATGACAATGGCCTGGATATTTTCCTGCAAGGTCAAGCATAGGGTCAATGGAATCCCTGTCGATATTGGGTAAATACATATGCAGGACGCCGGCGTCGACGGCTCTTCGGATCATTTCGTCGCGGTCGCTGTTGAACTGTTCAAGATATAGATGAGTATGGGAATCTGCCAGAATCATGCGGCAAAATTAAGATTTATTATGGTATTCCTTTACCTTGGCTTTGCAGGCCACACCATTTTATTATATTTGTTTCCGGTAATTCAAAACCTGTGCTGCAAAGAAAGAAAATCCTTGTAATCCGTTTCAGTTCGATCGGGGATATCGTCCTTACCACCCCTGTGGTCAGAGCCCTTAAGAACCAGGGAGATTATATTGTCCACTACCTTACCAAGAAGTCAAATATCCCGGTTTTGTCCGCCAATCCCTATATCGATAAGATTTATGCTATCGATCAGAAAGTCGCGGAGGTAATGGAAGATCTGAGAAAGGAGAAATATGATTTTATCGTCGACCTGCATAAAAATATACGATCTTATCAGACAAAAACCGGGTTACGTGTACCTTCAGCATCGTTTAGCAAACTGAATACGGAGAAATGGTTATTGGTGAATTTTGGTGTCAATCGTCTTCCGGATATTCACATTGTTGACCGTTACTTCATGGCTGTAAAGCCGTTGGGTATCGTCAACGACGGCCTGGGCCTTGATTATTTTATCGATGCTACCGAACAGGTCATGCCGGAAGAGATCCCCCAGGATTGCAGGCACGGTTATATTGCCCTGGTTATCGGAGGTAAGCACCGGACAAAAATCTTCCCGGAGGATAAAGTCATTTCTGTCTGTAAAAAGCTGGATTATCCCGTTATTCTGCTTGGAGGCAAGGAAGACCGTGCTGCCGGCGAAAGGATTTGCTCAGGTGCCGGTTCTCTGGTTTTTAACGCATGCGGCCTTTATACCATCAACCGATCGGCTTTCCTGGTAAAACAAAGCCTGGCAGTATTAACCAACGATACCGGGCTCATGCATATTGCCGCCGCTTTCCGCAAACCTATAGCCAGCATATGGGGAAATACAGTCCCGGCATTTGGCATGTACCCTTATTATCCTGAAAACGAAAATCCCG
Coding sequences within:
- a CDS encoding TatD family hydrolase, translating into MILADSHTHLYLEQFNSDRDEMIRRAVDAGVLHMYLPNIDRDSIDPMLDLAGKYPGHCHPMMGLHPTSVKANYLQELETVSHWLDQGGFCAVGEIGIDLYWSKEFITQQEEAFRRQIRLAHQHDLPIVIHTRNSFPEVMKVVQEEMQPGLKGVFHCFSGNLKQALQITEWGFYLGIGGVLTFRKSGLEAVVKEIALEHLILETDAPFLAPEPYRGKRNESAYIPLIAHKMAEIKGTSIEEIATVTTRNTLTLFKTITR
- a CDS encoding asparaginase, with the translated sequence MNEDPKASVLIIYTGGTIGMVKDKESGVLLPFDFGLISSHIPELQNFDFGIDCVTFDPVIDSSNMDPVMWGRLARLIEEKYEYYDGFVVLHGSDTMAYTASALSFMLENLNKPVILTGSQLPIGVNRTDGKENLITSLEIAAAKENDTPVVPEVCVYFEYQLYRGNRTIKYNAENFEAFQSVNYPVLANAGVYIRYNYNYIRKPNFRKLKVYSEMNTNILILKIFPGIKNETVKKMLETEGLKGVILETYGAGNTHTNPGFLDLLEEAIQKGLIILNVTQCKGGSVELGKYQTSARLGKIGILSGNDITAEAAVAKMMFLLAKHPLKEDVIRLLQDDLRGEVTIS
- a CDS encoding glycosyltransferase family 9 protein, which gives rise to MQRKKILVIRFSSIGDIVLTTPVVRALKNQGDYIVHYLTKKSNIPVLSANPYIDKIYAIDQKVAEVMEDLRKEKYDFIVDLHKNIRSYQTKTGLRVPSASFSKLNTEKWLLVNFGVNRLPDIHIVDRYFMAVKPLGIVNDGLGLDYFIDATEQVMPEEIPQDCRHGYIALVIGGKHRTKIFPEDKVISVCKKLDYPVILLGGKEDRAAGERICSGAGSLVFNACGLYTINRSAFLVKQSLAVLTNDTGLMHIAAAFRKPIASIWGNTVPAFGMYPYYPENENPGSLIAEVKGLSCRPCSKIGYDRCPKKHFRCMQDINEEDIVNFLRRFIR